The genomic DNA TGCAGGCCCACGACATGATGAGCCAGGGCGGTGGCCAGGGCGGTACCGGTGGCGGCGGCGTTTGCTTGAACATCAATACGCTCAAGAGCATTACCAAGGAAATCTGGGACAAGACCCAGACCCCGATGTTCATCAGCGAATACGACATTGCAACTACCGACGACAATATCCAGAAGCAGTGCTACTCCGAACAGATTTCTCACTTCATGGAAAACGAACACATTGCCGGCATTACCATTTGGGGCTACATTTATGGTCGCACTTGGCTCGACTGTAACGGCACTGCGAGTGGCTGCTCCGGCATTGTCAAGAATGGCCAGGACCGCGCCGCTTTGAAGTGGATGAGGGAGTACCTCAAGAGCAACAAGGGCGTGAACACGACTGGCCTCAAGACGGGTGTGCTCACTCCGGTCGAACCTGTGCCGCGCAAGTTGTTCAAGGGCTCTGCATTCGACATCCCGGGCAAAATCGAAGCCGAAGACTTTGATATTTCCGGTGTCGGCGAAACCAATGGCGTGAGTAACGTTTCTTACAGCGAAAGCGATATCGAAAATCACGGCGACGTGAAGGATTACCGCAAGGACACGACGGGTGTTGACCTCTACAAGAAGGCGACCGGCATCATCGTGGGCTACAACAGCGAAGGCGATTGGCTCGAATACACCGTGAACGTAAAAGAAGCGGGCGACTACACCATGTTCGCAGCCGTGGCTGCCGCAGGTTCGACTTCCAGCTTCCAGCTTTCTCTCGACGGCAAGGAACTCACCAACGTGATTACTGTTCCTGCAGCAAAGTCCGGCGAAGAAAACTACGACGACTACAACAAGGTCAAGGCGAACGTGTCCCTCACGGCCGGCACGCATATCCTCCGCATGACGGTGACTGGCTCCTGGTTCGACATCGACTATTTCACCTTCGTGAAGGGTAAAGATGCTACCGATCCGGAACCGATTGAAATCGAAGATGATCCGATGTTTGTCCAGCCGAGCATCCAGATCGATGAAAACGGCCTGCAGGACTACTTTGTGTTCGATGCACACGGCGTGAACTTGGGCGTGCTCTCGGCCTACGGTTTCGAAGGCGCTGCCGAAATTCTCCAGAACACGGGCGACATCAAGGCTTCCGGTATCTACTACCTGCGTAACCGCTGGACCGGAAAAATGCAGTCTGTGAGAATTTCTAGGTAAATTTCAAAACTCAATACACCAAACAACGGGTCCCGGGGCGAATG from uncultured Fibrobacter sp. includes the following:
- a CDS encoding endo-1,4-beta-xylanase, which gives rise to MKQKLSFSALAVALSCAVPSFAGPGLADGAAKFIGNITQSNSVGSDFTALWNQATAENGCKWGSVEGQRGKYNWGACDAAYNWAKQNGGHFKFHALVWGSQYPSWLNGLSVDETKKAITAWFDAVKEHYPEIEMIDVVNEAIRTGNNSYHSPYGKNNNIIPALGGDNGGNYQFVTTAFKMARERWPKAILIYNDYNTVQWNKDQGIQLIQTIKKNGAPVDAYGLQAHDMMSQGGGQGGTGGGGVCLNINTLKSITKEIWDKTQTPMFISEYDIATTDDNIQKQCYSEQISHFMENEHIAGITIWGYIYGRTWLDCNGTASGCSGIVKNGQDRAALKWMREYLKSNKGVNTTGLKTGVLTPVEPVPRKLFKGSAFDIPGKIEAEDFDISGVGETNGVSNVSYSESDIENHGDVKDYRKDTTGVDLYKKATGIIVGYNSEGDWLEYTVNVKEAGDYTMFAAVAAAGSTSSFQLSLDGKELTNVITVPAAKSGEENYDDYNKVKANVSLTAGTHILRMTVTGSWFDIDYFTFVKGKDATDPEPIEIEDDPMFVQPSIQIDENGLQDYFVFDAHGVNLGVLSAYGFEGAAEILQNTGDIKASGIYYLRNRWTGKMQSVRISR